The sequence below is a genomic window from Reichenbachiella ulvae.
TACTGCAGGGGCAAGTGAAATCATCGCAGCGATTCGTAGTGAGTTTCCTGCGCTCAATGTAGGTGCTGGTACAGTTTGCACCGTTTCAGATTTTAAAAAAGCCATCGATGCGGGTTCGCAGTTTATCGTGACGCCGATCATCGATGAAGAGGTGATCAAAAGTGCCGTTGCGCAGCAAATACCCATATTTCCAGGGGCGTATTCACCCACAGAGATATATAAGGCTTGGTCGTTGGGTGCTTCGGCAGTCAAGGTATTTCCAGCCACGCAATTGGGTGTCCAGTATATCAAGGATGTATCGGCTCCACTCAACGACATTAAGTTATTGCCTACGGGCGGTGTGTGCTCATAGACAATATCAAATCATTTTTTGAGGCAGGCGCTGTAGGTGTGGGTATGGGCAGTTCTTTGCTTCACAAGGAACTGATCAAAGCCAAAGACTTCGAAGGGTTGGCAGCACATTTCTCAAGTATTAAAGCCGAGATACAGCTTTTTATTTCCAACTAAAGTCCAATTCCACAGCAACAGTTGAAAAGTCTCTATAGCTACTGTGGTGTTTTTTAAAACCACTCTTTGTTCGCTTCTAACTCTGTAGTTTAAAATGTTTTCAGGTGTTTCGTGTCGGCTTCTACCAACTCAGTGACCAGCCAAATTTTTAATGACTTTAAACCTTGATTTTTTAGCTTCGGATTCTTTTGTAATTGACATTTCGTTTCTTAGTTACTTACATTAACGTGGAGTTGGGTGGTGATTTGATAGGGTGATTTCATATCGAAAAACCTAAGATTAGATATAGTAGAAGGTCGCACCACCGGCAGTAAGGGCGTAGGGCAGTTGGGTGTTGACATGGTCTACATGGTCGCTGGCTGAAGCCATAGATGAGATGATAGTGGTGTCTGATATGGGCGAACAGTGATCGCCAAATACCCGCACCGCCTATAGCGGCTGCTATGGCCAACTGAAGGGTCGGTGCCCATCACATGTGCCATGGGCACAGCGATAGAGATCATGATCGCAAAAGTGCCCCAAGAGGTACCTGTACTAAAGGCAATAAAGCAGCTCACCAAAAATACGATGGCAGGCACAAGGTTTGGCGAAAGCCAAGCCTTAAAATTTCAGCTACGTACAAGCCCGTTTTCAGCTCTTTGCACAGACTTCCTAATGCAAACGCGAATACCATCAGAATGGCCAATGAGACCATGCCCGACATGCCTTTGAGAGAGAGATCTACCATTTCTTTGATGCCCAATAGTCCTTGCGCCTTGTATATGCCCATGGCTACCAAGATTGCCGTAGCGACGGAGGTAAGCACAGAGGTAGAACCCGAGCCCTGACCCATGGCGCGCAAGGCCAGGTTGAGGAAATCGCCTTGGTTAGTGTCTAGCTCACTCCATCCCGTATAGATTAGCATGAGGGGCATCATTACGATCATGGTCGTGATGGGCAAGATCATATTGATGCTGCGGTGTGCGATGTTTGCCTTGGCATCGAGCATAGACACTTCGTCTGAGATCATAGGAGTAGCGCCATCAGCGATCAGCTTGCCCTCTTCTTGGCGACTGGCATTCGGCTTTTTTCA
It includes:
- a CDS encoding Na+/H+ antiporter NhaC family protein, whose product is MPAIVFLVSCFIAFSTGTSWGTFAIMISIAVPMAHVMGTDPSVGHSSRYRRCGYLAITVRPYQTPLSSHLWLQPATM
- a CDS encoding bifunctional 4-hydroxy-2-oxoglutarate aldolase/2-dehydro-3-deoxy-phosphogluconate aldolase, producing MNSKDEFSWEAFHKAPIVGIIRGMDIDSVRGIAQAHLDAGLYTLEVTMNTAGASEIIAAIRSEFPALNVGAGTVCTVSDFKKAIDAGSQFIVTPIIDEEVIKSAVAQQIPIFPGAYSPTEIYKAWSLGASAVKVFPATQLGVQYIKDVSAPLNDIKLLPTGGVCS
- a CDS encoding Na+/H+ antiporter NhaC family protein, which gives rise to MPLMLIYTGWSELDTNQGDFLNLALRAMGQGSGSTSVLTSVATAILVAMGIYKAQGLLGIKEMVDLSLKGMSGMVSLAILMVFAFALGSLCKELKTGLYVAEILRLGFRQTLCLPSYFW